A single Denticeps clupeoides chromosome 7, fDenClu1.1, whole genome shotgun sequence DNA region contains:
- the LOC114793624 gene encoding 60S ribosomal protein L3-like → MSHRKFHAPRHGHMGFLPCRRSRKHRGKVRSWPKDDPSKPVHLTAFLGYKAGMTHALREIHRPGMKISKREEVEAVTIIETPPVIVVGIVGYIRTIKGLRPFKTIFAEHMSDECKRRFYKNWYRSKKKAFTKYSKKWQDEAGKKQLEKDFGLMKKYCSIIRIIIHTQMRLLRLRQKKAHVMEVQLNGGSVAEKVDWARERLEQQVPVSSVFSQDEMIDVIGVTKGHGFKGVTSRWHTKKLPRKTHKGLRKVACIGAWHPSRVGYTIARAGQKGYHHRTELNKKIYRIGRGVHIQDGKVVRNNASTNYDTTQKTITPMGGFPHYGDVNNDFVMVKGCVVGTKKRVLTLRKSLLVQVSRKAKEVIELKFIDTTSKFGHGRFQTPQEKRAFMGPLKKDKLKKQPEPVTDEGL, encoded by the exons ATG TCTCATCGTAAGTTCCATGCCCCTCGTCATGGGCACATGGGATTCCTGCCATGCAGGCGCAGCCGTAAGCACAGGGGGAAAGTGCGCAGTTGGCCTAAAGATGACCCCAGTAAACCTGTCCATCTTACTGCTTTCCTTGGGTATAAGGCTGGCATGACACACGCCCTGAGGGAGATCCATCGCCCTGGCATGA AGATCTCAAAACGAGAAGAGGTGGAGGCGGTGACCATCATTGAGACACCCCCGGTGATAGTGGTGGGGATTGTTGGATACATCAGGACCATCAAGGGTCTACGGCCATTCAAGACAATCTTTGCTGAACACATGAGTGATGAATGTAAACGGAGATTCTACAAAAACTG GTACAGAAGTAAAAAGAAGGCCTTCACGAAGTACAGTAAGAAGTGGCAGGATGAGGCAGGCAAAAAGCAGCTAGAGAAGGACTTTGGGCTGATGAAGAAGTACTGCTCCATCATCCGCATCATCATCCACACTCAG ATGCGGCTGCTGCGCCTCAGACAGAAGAAGGCCCATGTGATGGAAGTGCAGCTGAATGGTGGTTCTGTGGCAGAGAAAGTGGACTGGGCGAGGGAGCGGTTGGAGCAGCAGGTGCCTGTGTCTTCTGTCTTCAGCCAGGATGAGATGATTGATGTCATTGGtgtcaccaagggtcatggtttCAAGG GAGTGACAAGCCGCTGGCACACCAAGAAGCTGCCCAGAAAAACTCATAAGGGCCTGCGTAAGGTGGCCTGCATTGGAGCCTGGCATCCTTCCCGAGTGGGCTACACTATTGCCCGTGCTGGACAGAAGGGCTACCACCACCGCACTGAGCTCAACAAGAAG ATTTATCGCATTGGCAGAGGAGTCCACATCCAGGATGGCAAAGTGGTTAGAAACAATGCCTCCACCAATTATGACACCACCCAGAAGACCATAACTCCTATG GGTGGCTTTCCACACTATGGAGATGTGAACAATGACTTTGTGATGGTCAAAGGCTGTGTGGTGGGCACTAAGAAACGTGTTCTTACCCTCCGAAAG TCCCTTTTGGTTCAGGTGTCACGCAAAGCAAAGGAGGTCATCGAACTGAAGTTTATCGACACCACATCCAAGTTTGGCCATGGACGCTTCCAGACCCCTCAGGAGAAAAGAGCTTTCATG GGTCCTTTGAAGAAGGACAAGTTGAAGAAGCAGCCAGAGCCTGTGACAGACGAGGGACTGTGA